The window ATCAACTTTTATTGCGGCTTGCCATTTCATATTCTTAAAGTAGACACCTCTCATGAGACATGGTTCTTGGTTTTCAAAGTGCTTCCTCCTGTGTCGCTTTCTGCGTTTAACTTCTGGAATAACAAATGCACAACTGTTGTTTAAAAAGAATACAAGTGGCACTTCTACAAACACAAGAGATTCCCCACAAAATGCTCGACTAAAATATTCTTGCACTAGGATTTGTGGATCTTCCGGACAAGTCGAGACCTGTTAGTTAAAGTAGGAGTATCCAAATACCATCCAGCTAATTCACAAGTTCATTCATGTAAAGAGCAAAATGGAGCAACTCATCATTTGATGGAACTTTTCGATGATATGCTGATGATAGCAAGCAGCTATGTTTCAAACGACATATCCCACAAACATGAAATAATATGGGCACGACTTGCTATACAAGAATATGAACTAGATATAATAGCAACATATGGCTTTTGAAAAAGCTTGATGAAGCAGATGAAGCTGCTTAATTATTCAAGGTGGttctttgttttgcattttacaagtACAGAAGCAGAGAAATCACACATATAAGTAGAAAAAGAATATCATATATGTATGTGCTTCATGTCATTGAGCTTTTGTCTGCAACAGACGCTTCATGTCATTGTTTACTTACTTATCATGTTTCATTCAAATATACTTCAGAAAATTCTTCAAGTACTTTTATAGGATGCTACTGTCTGTCCTCATCAATATTTTAACCACCTCTCCCCTCCACAAACAAAGTTTCTGCCTTAGGTAATTCTTATGTACCCTAGCTTTCTCCTTTAGACCTGTCATTAATGAACAAGCAGCTCTCAAAAGACTTTATAAAGCACCATATTGGCCATCAGTTGAGATGAACTAAAAACTTTGTTCCAGAAGCAACAATATCTTAAAGTCAGCTAAACCAAATGCTGGGCTGAACAATTATGTGCAGTCATGTAGAAGACACCAGAATGGACATATTTAACTTTGCTGTATTATAAAGATCGGTacaatctataattacataatgAGAGAGAAGAACAGACAACTAGGTGAATTAAAATTATCATTAATGTATAAGAAAAGACCTGGAAATTGTTGGGCGGTTTGCTCAATCAAGGAGCCAGAGGCATGGCCATTTGATGATCCAGGAACAACCTTTACAGCAGTTTTCTGGAGAGCATTTGAAACAACAGATTAGGATTTAAAGAATGCCTGCAAAAATAATTTAGTGTTTACAAGAAAAAAAGAACATTTAATTCAATGGGTCAGGTAGAAGATTCCACATGATGATCCTTTGTGAATTAACATTAAATCAACTGGAAAGAGACCATACATGTCGATCTGCTCATCAACCATAAGATAGATGGTAAGAATAAGGTCTGGGTTAGATTTTCAATTTTCCCATGAACTTTTACTTAATAGCCAATACCACAATAGTTTTAGCTGAGCATAATTCATTAGTAATCAGATTATTCTTTGCTTGTCCATTGCTGTAGCTGAAGCAGAAGAAAATATCTGGAGAGAATTATTGTCCAAATTCAGTCAAACCTGGACAGAACCCTAAAAATTTAAAGATTTGACTTCAATTACAGGGTGATAACCAAACTACCAAGCCGACAAAAGAAAGCTGCAGTTCTCCCCTCTCGATAATCAGTAAAAGGGAACTGCTACATAGGCATAGAAATAAGGGGATGAACACTTCGATACTTATTCGTCTAACTTTCTTTCCCTTTCATCTGCTTTTTTCTCATTATTCCAACTAACCAATATTTTATGATAGTCAGAATGTTATCAGTTCTAGTAGACGATGCAAGTAAGTCCATAGGAAGTGTTAAAGGAACAACAAACATGGTCGAGTATCCACTTAAATCTCATTGCTTCGGGACTTTTTGAAAGACCTCCTCCAGTGGACATATTTGTTGTTTCTCCTTTTGTGCCATTGCCAGTATTAATTAACACAGCAAAGCTAGTGAATGTGAATTTTGCATCCATCAGACATAAATATCGTTTTCCATATTAAGCACTTTCTCCACAGAATCTAGAGGACCCGTTTCTTTTTCTGCATGGAAGGATCTGAGGAACAAGCTGAAACACAGAAATACTTCACAGGATATATCAGCACAATAACACTTGTCATATTTTTTACAGTTTTACTTGAACCAATCCTGCCAACATATGCACAAACTGAATCATGCAGACATATACTGATTGCCAAACGCGGTAAAACTTTCACTTGATCTTTCCTTTCCAAGAAACCAAATAACTATCTACTCTGGGAGAGCCACTTCCACTAATTTGATCAGTATTCTGGGAAATGTttttacatagttcagataataaGAATCACCACGTAAATAGCATAGAATTTCCGAACATCCAGACTATGCAAACTAGTGACTATGAAGTAGGAGgtataataaaaaataacattTGAATTAGGTTGAATTCTAGCAGATTAAGTTACTGTTATTGAAACGAGTCGATCTTTCacaaaatagaaggaaatggatCAGAGAGTCTCCGTTTGGATCGTAGGTTAGAGAAGTGGCATCACCAACTGCTACTTCAATTTCATTATGTAAATAAACCATTCGGCTGAAGAAAATCTTCATTTGCTGATTCGAGACATAGTTGACTACAGTGGAAAGACCTATAGAAGAACTCAACCTCATCACACATTAGAAAGAACAGGGTGGGAGTTAGGATAAAGGCTGTCTTAAAATTGTTAAAGGTGACACCACATTGCTTCTATCTCATTTAGCCATTGGCGTCTAAACCAATACATCCTTCTAGTCGTCAATGATTTTGACAAGCCTTTATTCTAGAAACAGAATCCGGTAAATCTAGACATTCATGCTTATACAACATACTAGCACCAATAAAACTGTTCTTACCTCTTTTGACTCATCATTATCAGTTGACGGCATTGGATGGacacttgtgtgtttgttgttCAGGAAACGATTTTCGGCAATGTGTCCATTCTCAGAAAACTTTGGAAGTGGAACCAAGAACGAGCTTCGTCCTTCATAATCATTTggatatcaaaaaataaaaatgatccAAAGATATTGCAAAACTTCTTAAGTAAATTCATCCGAGAGTGAGGGCATTCTAGTTGAGAAGAGATAGAAAAATTGACAACTATATTTAGAAACTATAGAAACTACAGGTCTATCCAACTTAAATGATGCACTTTCCATACCAGAGCAAAGTCCTAACAGCTTACGCCTTCGGATGCTCACCATAGCTCGCAAAATTTATGCCTACAGCAGAGTAACACAATTTAAAAGAAGAAGACTGTATAATCAAATGTATACTGCAATGAGAAAGCGGAATTCCAACAAAAGGAATTTAGAAGAGGGATTTGGGGTtggggggtttggggggggggggggaagaaaGGTCGAGGCACAATTCCATTTGAACATAGTAGAAGGACGCCAACTTTTAAGCCAAAGTAGAAGAAACACTTAAAGAAGATGGATTTGTTGATATcacaaataaaaaatgaaatctgAACCGCAATTCTTGATACATTATTAACATAATCCATATGATTACTTCCACAACAAAGTCAGCAGCCTCTGGCTGAGAAGATATTGCTAAAGCTGACAATACCTATGGCTAAGCTTAATACTAATTCGGTACAGAAATCAAGGGACCAATATTATGACCCTGGGGAAATTTCACATTTTATAAAGAATCCAAGCGACAAAACAAAGGTGACAACAGACAAAAAAAAACCATGAAACCCCCAAGTTCGCAGCTTTCACAAGCCcagaacaaaagaagaaaggtgAAGATTCCCGATTAATCTAGCAGGCATTGAAGATAATATTTCCATAAAGCAACAATAGATTTGAATGAGAATATACAGAAATACACAATCCCTTTTGGAAGATAAGGTTATGTCTGTGCTTGTAGACCAAGTCAACTCTCACCAACCTACCACCTTTTTTGTGGAGAAAACAGCAGAAGAAAGAACCCAAGAACCAACTTTCCAACAATCAACATA is drawn from Nicotiana tabacum cultivar K326 chromosome 22, ASM71507v2, whole genome shotgun sequence and contains these coding sequences:
- the LOC107784636 gene encoding ethylene-responsive transcription factor-like protein At4g13040 gives rise to the protein MVSIRRRKLLGLCSGRSSFLVPLPKFSENGHIAENRFLNNKHTSVHPMPSTDNDESKEKTAVKVVPGSSNGHASGSLIEQTAQQFPEVKRRKRHRRKHFENQEPCLMRGVYFKNMKWQAAIKVDKKQIHLGTVGTQEEAARLYDRAAFMCGREPNFEISEEEKQELRQFKWDEFLAFTRSAITNKKTRRRSGVGARRKSEPLSSTLNSEEEEDDEEDDGGEPESNSFSASEDIEQDLSLS